The region TTCTGATGACCGAATCTCGCGCCCGCGAGCTGGGTCTTACGCCGCTCGGCTACCTGCGCAGTTACGCCTTTACCGCCATTGACGTCTGGCAGGATATGCTGCTGGGCCCGGCCTGGTCGACGCCGCTGGCGCTGGAGCGTGCCGGGCTTTCAATGGCCGATCTGACGCTGTTCGACATGCATGAAGCGTTCGCCTCGCAGACGCTCACCAACCTCAAACTGCTGGCAAGCGACCGCTTCGCGCGTGAAGTGCTGGGCCGCAGCCAGGCGACCGGCGAGGTGGATGACAGCAAATTTAACGTGCTCGGCGGCTCTATCGCTTACGGGCACCCGTTCGCCGCCACCGGCGCGCGGATGATAACCCAGACGCTCAATGAACTGCGTCGCCGCGGCGGCGGTTTCGGGCTGGTGACCGCCTGCGCGGCAGGCGGACTCGGCGCGGCAATGGTACTGGAGGCCGAATAATGGAATCGACATCCGCATTTACTTTACAGATCCGCCCGGACAACGTGGCGGTAGTCACTATCGATGTGCCGGGCGAAAAAATGAACACGCTCAAGGCGGCATTCGCCCGCGACGTGCGCGCCATCGTAAAACAGCTACGTGAAAACCGCGATCTTGCGGGCGTGGTGTTTATTTCCGCCAAGCCCGATAACTTTATCGCGGGCGCGGATATCAACATGATAGCCGACTGCCAAAGCGCGCAGGAGGCCGAGGCGCTGGCGAGTCAGGGCCAGCAGATCATGGCGGAGATCCGCGCGCTGCCGGTGCATGTGGTCGCGGCTATTCACGGCGCATGCCTCGGCGGCGGGCTTGAGCTGGCGCTCGCCTGCCACAGCCGCATTTGTACCGACGACCCGAAAACCCTGCTTGGGCTACCGGAAGTGCAGTTAGGGCTGCTGCCGGGCTCCGGCGGCACGCAGCGGCTGCCGCGCCTTGTGGGCGTCAGCGCCGCGCTTGAGATGATCCTCGTGGGCAAACAGTTGCGTCCGCGTCAGGCGCAGAAAGCCGGGCTGGTGGATGATGTGGTGCCGCAGACCATTTTGCTGGAGGCCGCCGCGGCGCTGGCGAAAAAGAGTCGCCCTGCGCCGCGTCGTTTGCCGGTACGCGAGCGTGTGCTCGCAGGCCCGCTTGGCCGTGCGCTGCTGTTTCGTATGGTCAGCCAGAAAACGCATCAGAAAACCCAGGGCAACTACCCGGCGGCGCAGCGCATTATCGATGTGGTGCGCACCGGGCTTGAACAGGGGAGCGCCAGCGGCTATCAGGCCGAAGCCCGCGCCTTTGGCGAACTGGCGATGACGCCGGAATCAGCGGCGCTGCGCGGCCTCTTTTTCGCCACCACTGAGCTTAAAAAAGAGACCGGCAGCGGCGTGGCGCCGCGCGCGCTGCATTCGGTCGGCGTGCTGGGCGGCGGGCTGATGGGCGGCGGGATTGCGTATGTGACCGCTACCAAAGCCCGTTTGCCGGTGCGTATTAAAGACATCAGCGAAAAGGGCATTAATCACGCGCTGAAATACAGCAGGGATCTGCTGGAGAAAAAAGTGCGCCGCCGTCACCTGCGCGCCGGCGAGCGCGACGCTCAGATGGCGCTGATCTCCGGCGGAACCGATTATCGCGGGTTCCACCAGCGCGATATCGTCGTGGAAGCCGTTTTCGAAGAGTTAACCCTGAAGCAGAACATGGTGGCGGAGATCGAGGCGAACACCGCGCCGCACACGATTTTCGCTTCTAATACCTCGTCGCTGCCAATCGGCGATATCGCGGCCGGGGCCGCCCGCCCGGCACAAATCATCGGTCTGCATTATTTCAGCCCGGTCGACAAAATGCCGCTGGTGGAAGTGATTCCCCATGCCGGCACCAGCCCGGAAACCATTGCCACGACCGTGCAGCTTGCGAAAAAGCAGGGCAAAACGCCGATCGTGGTGGCTGACTGCGCCGGGTTTTACGTCAACCGCATCCTGGCGCCTTACATAAATGAGGCGATGCGCTGCCTGATGGAAGGGGAGAGCATTGAGAAAATCGACGACGCGCTGGTGAAGAAAGGTTTTCCGGTCGGCCCGATCCAACTGCTGGATGAAGTAGGGATTGATGTCGGCACCAAAATTATGCCAGTGCTGGAGCGCGCTTACGGGCCACGTTTCAGCGCGCCTGGTGAAGCCGTTGCAGCAATGTTGAACGACGATCGCAAAGGCAGAAAAAATGGCCGCGGTTTCTATCTTTATCCGGCAAAAGGGCGTAAAAGCAAAAAACAGGTTGACCCTGCGGTTTACGGGCTTATTGGCGTTAAACCGGGCGGTAAACTGAGCGGCGATGAGATTGCCGAGCGGTGCGTCATGATGATGCTGAACGAGGCGGTGCGGTGTCTGGATGAAGGTGTGGTGCGCTCAGCGCGTGACGGCGATATCGGCGCCGTTTTCGGCATCGGTTTCCCGCCGTTTCTGGGCGGCCCGTTCCGTTATATGGACACGCTCGGCGCAGCGCAGGTGGTAGCGACGCTTACCCGTCTCTCCACCCGTTATGGCGACCGTTTTACCCCGTGCGACAGGCTGTTGCGCATGGCGCAGACCGCGCAAACTTTCTGGCCTGAGGGGAACCCGCAGGCCGACATCGTGGTCTGATAAAGCGTAGTTCCTGGCTTCGAAAACGTAGCGCTGGCTAATTTGTAAACAGTGATTGACTATACTTACGTCAATAGGGTAAAAAACAGCGTTTCATTCGAAGTATGGATCAGGCACAATGCCCGACCGCCAGTCGATACCCGTAAAAAGCGCGTTGCTTTTTCGGGGTTGCGCTGGCGCTTCTGGTCAACAAAAGCGGTGCAATATGCAAGTTTTTATCATGCGTCACGGCGACGCAGCACTCGATGCCGCCAGTGATTCGGTTCGTCCTCTGACCGCGTGCGGTTGTGATGAATCCCGTCAAATGGCGACCTGGTTAAAAGGTCAAAAGGTGGATATCGAACGTGTTCTGGTGAGCCCATTCCTGCGAGCCGAACAGACACTGGACGTCGTGAAAGAGGCCATGAGCCTGCCTGTCAAAACCGAAGTCCTGCCGGAGCTTACGCCTTGCGGGGATGTCGGCCTGGTGAGCGACTACCTCCACGTTCTGGCCCGTGACGGCGTTCGCGCGGTAATGGTTATCTCTCACCTGCCGCTGGTCGGTTATCTGGTCGCGGAGCTTTGCCCTGGCGAAACGCCGCCGATGTTTTCGACCTCCGCTATCGCCTGCGTGACGGTTGAAGGCGATAACGACAAGGGCGTTTTTAACTGGCAGATGAGCCCCTGCAATCTCAAAATGGCGAAAGCGATTTAACGCCTGCCACAGAGCCGTAAGAAGAAAAAGAGCCGCTAATGCGGCTCTTTCTGTTTCTGCGGTCTTCATTTTTACGCGAGCAATGCGCCAG is a window of Cronobacter muytjensii ATCC 51329 DNA encoding:
- the sixA gene encoding phosphohistidine phosphatase SixA, translating into MQVFIMRHGDAALDAASDSVRPLTACGCDESRQMATWLKGQKVDIERVLVSPFLRAEQTLDVVKEAMSLPVKTEVLPELTPCGDVGLVSDYLHVLARDGVRAVMVISHLPLVGYLVAELCPGETPPMFSTSAIACVTVEGDNDKGVFNWQMSPCNLKMAKAI
- the fadJ gene encoding fatty acid oxidation complex subunit alpha FadJ; amino-acid sequence: MESTSAFTLQIRPDNVAVVTIDVPGEKMNTLKAAFARDVRAIVKQLRENRDLAGVVFISAKPDNFIAGADINMIADCQSAQEAEALASQGQQIMAEIRALPVHVVAAIHGACLGGGLELALACHSRICTDDPKTLLGLPEVQLGLLPGSGGTQRLPRLVGVSAALEMILVGKQLRPRQAQKAGLVDDVVPQTILLEAAAALAKKSRPAPRRLPVRERVLAGPLGRALLFRMVSQKTHQKTQGNYPAAQRIIDVVRTGLEQGSASGYQAEARAFGELAMTPESAALRGLFFATTELKKETGSGVAPRALHSVGVLGGGLMGGGIAYVTATKARLPVRIKDISEKGINHALKYSRDLLEKKVRRRHLRAGERDAQMALISGGTDYRGFHQRDIVVEAVFEELTLKQNMVAEIEANTAPHTIFASNTSSLPIGDIAAGAARPAQIIGLHYFSPVDKMPLVEVIPHAGTSPETIATTVQLAKKQGKTPIVVADCAGFYVNRILAPYINEAMRCLMEGESIEKIDDALVKKGFPVGPIQLLDEVGIDVGTKIMPVLERAYGPRFSAPGEAVAAMLNDDRKGRKNGRGFYLYPAKGRKSKKQVDPAVYGLIGVKPGGKLSGDEIAERCVMMMLNEAVRCLDEGVVRSARDGDIGAVFGIGFPPFLGGPFRYMDTLGAAQVVATLTRLSTRYGDRFTPCDRLLRMAQTAQTFWPEGNPQADIVV